From Onychostoma macrolepis isolate SWU-2019 chromosome 05, ASM1243209v1, whole genome shotgun sequence, one genomic window encodes:
- the kyat1 gene encoding kynurenine--oxoglutarate transaminase 1, translating into MWRRAAVNGPWLSIRLVNAGFYDKGNMSRKLHARRIEGIDKNIWVEFTQLAADYKAVNLGQGFPDFSPPSFIQEAFCKALSGGFSMHQYTRAFGHPNLVKILAKFFSRIVGREIDPMEDILVSVGAYQALFCTFQALVDEGDEVIIVEPFFDCYQPMVMMAGGTAIYVPLKPKEGCGPVLSSADWVLSPEELASKFSPRTKAIVINTPNNPLGKVYQRKELQMIADLCIKHDVICISDEVYEWLTYDGTKHVKIASLPGMWERTVTIGSAGKTFSATGWKVGWAMGSGHILKHLKTVHQNSVYHCATAAQEAVAVGFQREYDVFGTDESYFCQLPIHLHEKRLRLADCLKTVGLKPILPQGGYFMIADISNLNVDLTDPSTKDDPYDYRFVKWLIKEKGLATIPVSAFYSPEHRDEFQKYIRFCFVKEDSTLQAAEDILRQWSDSK; encoded by the exons ATGTGGAGAAGAGCGGCGGTAAATGGACCTTGGCTATCAATCAGATTAGTAAACGCAGGTTTTTATGACAAG GGCAATATGTCTCGTAAATTGCACGCGAGAAGAATTGAAGGAATTGACAAGAATATATG GGTGGAATTCACTCAGCTGGCTGCTGACTATAAGGCTGTGAACCTGGGTCAGGGGTTCCCAGATTTCTCCCCTCCTAGTTTCATTCAGGAGGCTTTCTGCAAAGCCCTGAGTGGAGGTTTCTCTATGCACCAGTACACGCGTGCTTTC GGCCACCCAAATCTTGTGAAGATCCTGGCCAAGTTCTTCAGTAGGATTGTTGGCCGGGAAATAGACCCAATGGAGGATATCTTGGTTTCTGTAGGAGCATATCAAGCACTTTTCTGTACCTTCCAGGCTCTCGTTGATGAGGGTGATGAG GTGATTATTGTGGAGCCATTCTTTGACTGTTATCAGCCAATGGTAATGATGGCGGGAGGAACAGCTATATATGTGCCCCTTAAACCA AAAGAAGGCTGTGGTCCTGTTCTATCCAGTGCTGACTGGGTGTTGTCCCCTGAAGAGTTGGCGAGTAAATTTAGTCCTCGTACCAAAGCCATTGTCATTAACACTCCTAATAACCCTCTTGGCAAG GTCTACCAGCGGAAGGAACTTCAGATGATTGCTGACTTATGCATTAAACATGACGTCATTTGCATCAGCGACGAGGTGTACGAGTGGCTCACATATGATGGAACAAAACATGTGAAAATCG ccaGTCTGCCAGGTATGTGGGAACGCACTGTCACCATTGGGAGTGCAGGCAAGACTTTCAGTGCCACTGGATGGAAG gTGGGCTGGGCAATGGGATCAGGACATATCCTGAAGCACTTAAAAACTGTCCATCAGAATTCAGTGTATCACTGTGCCACAGCTGCCCAG GAGGCCGTAGCAGTAGGTTTTCAGAGGGAATATGATGTATTTGGCACAGACGAAAGCTATTTCTGCCAGTTACCCATACATCTTCATGAAAAGCGTCTGAGGCTGGCAGATTGTTTGAAGACGGTTGGCCTAAAACCTATACTACCCCAGGGAGGATACTTCATGATCGCAGATATCTCAAATCTTA ATGTTGACCTCACTGATCCTAGTACTAAAGATGATCCCTATGACTACAGATTTGTGAAATGGCTCATAAAAGAGAAG GGACTGGCCACTATTCCTGTGTCTGCGTTCTACAGCCCGGAACACAGAGACGAATTCCAGAAATACATCCGATTCTGCTTCGTTAAG GAAGACTCAACCCTGCAAGCAGCAGAGGACATACTGAGGCAGTGGAGTGAcagcaaatga
- the LOC131540108 gene encoding surfeit locus protein 1 isoform X2 yields the protein MEIKQLEFRRVKVRGHFDHSKELYVLPRSPVDPEREAREAGRISSSGESGANVITPFYCTDLGITILVNRGYVPKDKIRPETRMKGQVTEDVDLVGVMRLTEQRKQFVPQNNVEANRWHYRDLEAMAKVTGAEEIFIDAVFDSTIPGGPIGGQTRVTLRNEHMQYVITWYGLCAATSYMWYAKFIKRIAL from the exons ATGGAAATTAAGCAGCTGGAGTTCAGGCGAGTAAAGGTGCGTGGACACTTCGACCACTCTAAAGAGCTGTATGTCCTGCCCCGCTCCCCTGTGGACCCTGAGAGAGAGGCCCGGGAGGCAGGCAGGATTTCCTCCAGCGGGGAGAGTGGAGCTAATGTCATTACACCATTCTACTGTACTGATCTGgg GATCACCATCTTGGTGAACAGAGGTTATGTACCAAAAGATAAGATCAGACCGGAAACCAGAATGAAGGGACAG GTGACTGAAGATGTGGATCTTGTTGGTGTGATGCGTTTAACTGAACAGAGGAAACAATTTGTCCCTCAAAATAATGTGGAAGCAAATAGGTGGCACTATCGTGACCTGGAGGCCATGGCAAAGGTCACTGGTGCTGAGGAAATCTTCATTGATGCTGTGTTTG aCAGCACAATACCTGGTGGGCCAATAGGAGGGCAGACAAGAGTGACCTTGAGGAATGAACACATGCAATATGTCATCACATG gTATGGATTATGTGCAGCTACTTCCTACATGTGGTATGCAAAATTCATTAAGCGCATTGCTTTATGA
- the med22 gene encoding mediator of RNA polymerase II transcription subunit 22 isoform X2 translates to MATQRVLPQSKETLLQNYNKRLKDDIRSILDNFTEIIKTAKVEDETQVSRATQAEQDHYEMHVRAANIVRAGESLMKLVSDLKQFLILNDFPSVNEAISLRNQQLRTLQEECDKKLISLRDEIAIDLYELEEEYYSSRYK, encoded by the exons ATGGCCACACAGAGAGTACTCCCACAAAGCAAAGAAACTCTTCTGCAGAACTACAACAAGAGACTTAAAGATGACATCAGGTCAATTCTTGACAATTTCACcgaaataataaaaacagcaaaG GTGGAAGATGAGACTCaggtttccagggcgacgcaaGCTGAGCAGGATCACTATGAAATGCACGTGCGAGCTGCCAACATT GTACGTGCAGGAGAGTCTCTCATGAAGCTCGTCTCAGACCTGAAGCAGTTCCTCATCCTGAATGACTTCCCCTCTGTCAACGAGGCCATCAGTCTCCGCAACCAGCAGCTGCGCACACTGCAGGAAGAGTGTGACAAGAAGCTCATCTCCCTGCGTGATGAGATTGCCATCGACCTGTATGAGCTCGAGGAAGAGTATTACTCCTCCAGGTACAAATAG
- the surf6 gene encoding surfeit locus protein 6, which produces MASLAAKYDYLEKLTRKVCVSHNKEPKKRLYVPFQGSGVNDGAAPTKKRNKQKPTTGDYMSVNKIRPFPKTAQPAALPPQRKTVQSGISETQKKPEGRTSQEFDAVDILRQRLHQKIEESRGQGPPKDPSSEEIKKKRERRKQERERRKRKRKEFRMKKLADAAALQAAEEDKETANHQPQATSTSSAPTKKEQSFIVFNKMEVGEDYVDKGTKLMEKKKKRKVKGTLTPLTGKNYKQLLTRIEARKAHLEQLREKDEGKAKKEEEKMRWTNVLYKAEGMKIKDNEELLCASLKNKEKRKAQKIKKWTQRSQQVVEKMQKRQDKRRRNIKKRKDSKMEKRKQRARKKGCVLPEDLKKASL; this is translated from the exons ATGGCCAGCCTTGCTGCGAAGTATGATTACCTAGAGAAGCTGACCCGTAAAGTATGCGTGTCTCACAACAAGGAGCCAAAGAAAAGACTCTATG TTCCATTCCAAGGCAGTGGGGTAAATGATGGTGCTGCTCCAACGAAGAAAAGGAACAAACAAAAGCCAACAACAGGAGATTACATGAGTGTGAACAAAATTAGACCATTCCCAAAGACCGCTCAGCCTGCAGCACTTCCACCTCAGAGAAAAACTGTCCAGAGTGGGATTTCAGAGACACAAAAGAAGCCTGAGG GTAGAACATCACAAGAATTTGATGCTGTAGACATTCTTCGTCAGAGACTTCACCAGAAGATTGAGGAATCTCGAGGACAG GGCCCTCCTAAAGATCCCTCCTCTGAGGAGATAAAGAAGAAACGCGAGAGACGAAAACAAGAAAGGGAGCGTCGGAAGAGGAAAAGAAAAGAGTTTCGAATGAAAAAGCTAGCAGATGCTGCAGCTTTGCAGGCAGCGGAAGAGGACAAAGAGACAGCAAATCACCAACCACAAGCCACTTCTACATCAAGTGCTCCTACCAAAAAGGAGCAGAGCTTCATAGTCTTCAACAAGATGGAGGTCGGAGAAGACTATGTGGACAAAGGGACAAAGctgatggagaaaaaaaagaaaaggaaagtgAAAGGAACACTGACTCCGCTCACTGGTAAGAACTACAAACAGCTTTTAACACGCATTGAGGCGAGGAAAGCTCACCTGGAGCAGCTTAGAGAGAAGGATGAAGGGAAAGCaaaaaaagaggaagagaaGATGAGGTGGACCAATGTTCTCTACAAAGCTGAAGGCATGAAAATCAAAGACAACGAGGAACTCTTGTGTGCATCATTGAAGAACAAGGAGAAAAGGAAGGCTCAGAAAATAAAGAAGTGGACACAGAGGAGCCAGCAAGTCGTGGAGAAGATGCAAAAGAGGCAAGACAAGCGGAGAAGGAATATTAAGAAACGCAAGGATTCCAAGATGGAGAAACGCAAACAGAGGGCAAGGAAAAAGGGTTGTGTACTGCCTGAGGATCTCAAGAAGGCCAGCTTATAG
- the ifitm1 gene encoding interferon-induced transmembrane protein 1, whose protein sequence is MAMQNYPAPGESMKQDDRVFTAQPVILSMPDQKVNDDIIFSTFNLHFCNPCCLGFGAFYNSIKARDNRLLGDIPMAQSYGTRARKLNIAAAIIGSISILIVIIVLAKSFGALTSSHHRL, encoded by the exons ATGGCGATGCAGAACTATCCAGCACCTGGGGAGAGCATGAAGCAGGACGACAGAGTCTTCACTGCCCAGCCAGTAATACTCTCCATGCCTGACCAAAAAGTCAATGATGATATAATTTTTTCCACATTCAATCTTCACTTCTGTAACCCTTGCTGTCTTGGGTTTGGGGCCTTTTACAACTCAATAAAG GCCAGGGACAACAGATTGCTTGGAGACATCCCAATGGCGCAGTCTTATGGCACTAGAGCTCGCAAACTAAACATTGCTGCCGCCATTATTGGTTCCATCTCTATTCTTATCGTCATCATTGTCCTTGCCAAGTCATTTGGTGCACTCACATCAAGCCATCATCGTTTATAA
- the LOC131540108 gene encoding surfeit locus protein 1 isoform X1 codes for MSSFRLMLMFSNNASKIIRGYTLISPKRTLFVTRQGLFRRQDAPVLRCNLARYGQRSSSTVAGTEKGEDSFLKWLLLLIPATTFCLGTWQVKRRKWKLELIRELQSLTTSEPIPLPVDPMEIKQLEFRRVKVRGHFDHSKELYVLPRSPVDPEREAREAGRISSSGESGANVITPFYCTDLGITILVNRGYVPKDKIRPETRMKGQVTEDVDLVGVMRLTEQRKQFVPQNNVEANRWHYRDLEAMAKVTGAEEIFIDAVFDSTIPGGPIGGQTRVTLRNEHMQYVITWYGLCAATSYMWYAKFIKRIAL; via the exons ATGAGTAGTTTCAGATTAATGCTGATGTTCTCTAATAACGCATCTAAAATAATCCGAGGCTAT ACTCTCATCTCACCAAAGAGGACCCTATTTGTGACACGACAGGGTCTATTCAGACGTCAGGATGCTCCAGTACTCCGGT GTAACCTAGCCAGGTATGGCCAACGGTCAAGTTCCACTGTTGCGGGAACCGAAAAAGGAGAAGATTCCTTCCTGAAGTGGCTTCTCTTGTTGATACCTGCCACAACCTTTTGTCTTGGAACATGGCAG GTGAAACGCAGAAAGTGGAAGTTGGAGCTGATCCGTGAACTTCAGAGCCTGACGACTTCAGAGCCTATCCCACTGCCTGTAGA TCCTATGGAAATTAAGCAGCTGGAGTTCAGGCGAGTAAAGGTGCGTGGACACTTCGACCACTCTAAAGAGCTGTATGTCCTGCCCCGCTCCCCTGTGGACCCTGAGAGAGAGGCCCGGGAGGCAGGCAGGATTTCCTCCAGCGGGGAGAGTGGAGCTAATGTCATTACACCATTCTACTGTACTGATCTGgg GATCACCATCTTGGTGAACAGAGGTTATGTACCAAAAGATAAGATCAGACCGGAAACCAGAATGAAGGGACAG GTGACTGAAGATGTGGATCTTGTTGGTGTGATGCGTTTAACTGAACAGAGGAAACAATTTGTCCCTCAAAATAATGTGGAAGCAAATAGGTGGCACTATCGTGACCTGGAGGCCATGGCAAAGGTCACTGGTGCTGAGGAAATCTTCATTGATGCTGTGTTTG aCAGCACAATACCTGGTGGGCCAATAGGAGGGCAGACAAGAGTGACCTTGAGGAATGAACACATGCAATATGTCATCACATG gTATGGATTATGTGCAGCTACTTCCTACATGTGGTATGCAAAATTCATTAAGCGCATTGCTTTATGA
- the rpl7a gene encoding 60S ribosomal protein L7a — MPKGKKAKGKKVAPAPSVAKKHEAKKVVNPLFEKRPKNFGIGQDIQPKRDLTRFVKWPRYVRLQRQRAILYKRLKVPPAINQFTQALDRQTATQLFKLAHKYRPETKQEKKQRLLARAEQKAAGKGDVPTKRPPVLRAGVNTVTTLVESKKAQLVVIAHDVDPIELVVFLPALCRKMGVPYCIVKGKARLGRLVHRKTCTSVAFTQTNPEDKAALAKLVEAIKTNYNDRYEEIRRHWGGNVLGPKSTARIAKLEKAKAKELATKLG; from the exons ATG CCTAAGGGAAAAAAGGCTAAGGGGAAGAAGGTGGCACCAGCCCCTTCAGTGGCCAAGAAGCATGAGGCCAAAAAAGTCGTGAATCCCCTGTTTGAGAAGAGGCCCAAGAACTTTGGCATTG GTCAGGACATCCAGCCGAAAAGGGATCTGACCCGATTCGTGAAATGGCCACGTTACGTCCGGCTGCAGCGCCAGCGGGCCATTCTCTACAAGCGTCTGAAGGTTCCCCCTGCGATCAACCAGTTCACCCAGGCTCTGGACCGCCAGACCG CTACCCAGCTGTTCAAGCTGGCCCACAAGTACAGGCCCGAGACCAAGCAGGAGAAGAAACAGAGACTGCTGGCTCGTGCTGAACAGAAGGCTGCTGGAAAGGGCGACGTACCCACCAAGAGGCCACCAGTCCTCCGCGCAG GTGTGAACACTGTAACCACACTAGTGGAGAGTAAGAAGGCACAGCTGGTCGTTATTGCTCACGATGTGGATCCCATTGAG CTGGTGGTGTTCTTGCCTGCTCTGTGCCGCAAGATGGGTGTCCCATACTGCATCGTCAAGGGCAAGGCCAGACTGGGCAGACTAGTGCACAGAAAGACCTGCACCTCTGTTGCCTTCACACAGACCAACCC CGAAGACAAAGCAGCTCTTGCTAAGTTGGTGGAGGCCATCAAGACCAACTACAATGACAGATATGAGGAG ATCCGTCGTCACTGGGGAGGCAATGTCCTGGGTCCCAAGTCAACTGCTCGCATTGCTAAACTTGAGAAGGCAAAGGCCAAGGAGCTGGCTACTAAACTGGGTTGA